Proteins from a single region of Desulfolutivibrio sulfoxidireducens:
- a CDS encoding PEP/pyruvate-binding domain-containing protein produces MAKAQAAKQPKKASGKIPTSKKTAALPTDTPILTGADIVAIGEDAEMLVGGKNYNTALISQVEGIRAPQFRAVSSVTFHKVLDETRVNASLVRGTVDHEYTRIAWDAEEINSDPEFLKKFVRSLADEIKASSRRAEGTLIPLRTFINNVVEGFATSPEGIDQLRKRSVLVQAAILSVDMPAEVRSAVSDGYNDICKEAGLEDVPVAVRSSAAGEDSRKKAFAGLQDTYLNIVGAQNVVEAYQWDCASAYNLRSMTYRREAILDAVSLAERTGDPSVAERAKREWAIENTSLSVCLMRMINPVISGTAFSADTATGCRGTSHRDLVSIDASYGLGEAVVGGMVTPDKMYVFKRDDGTEVVVRYMGFKDKKIVYDERGGTKLVKVEDVEAYRWALSLAQAEEVARGVRAISRAYGGIIMDTEFCIDQSDRLWFVQARPETRWNEEFERHPHTIFMRRMEVQKTALDKAEVILEGNGASRGAGQGTVRFLRSALELNKVSKGDILAAERTDPDMVPGMRIASAILADVGGDTSHAAITSRELGIPAVIGIQRPETLRSLDGQEITVDGSRGLVYRGIIPLVEVGGEMDLSKLPPTKTKVGLILADVGQALFLSRLRDVVDFEVGLLRAEFMLGNIGVHPSALEAYDNGTLLMLVEHKVKELDAKLSKIVREQLSGGFISVDINLRKYVGLVTGLTVELDRLAEQQAGPKGSDEVLAIHRKIRELDKKLDEHLEIAARRLDLIKPSRNLETHVAVILGYWDELQEKSDDPDAVKRRYEIKHIISQRVEAIKDDPLIQETLDRIHAVRRELSRQVGISAEIEELSALPDKIKRQLFSRGFRSGKELYVQTLSQGLGLFAMAFHGKDIIYRTTDFKSNEYRNLLGGMLFEGFEDNPMLGYRGVSRNIHDWEIESFKLARGIFGGKNLQIMLPFVRTMEEARSMKRYLERVHKLVSGRDGLKIMLMSEIPSNAILAKQYIQEFDGFSIGSNDMTQMVLATDRDNSALRHIYDEEDPAVVWALLATIFTGQKYGKKVGFCGQGVSNSVILRGLVAIAGIVSASVVPDTYYRTKLDMAAVEAEEIPVSKLGDWLSRQHLNHLHKLLGARKYEHILKKYKTGRDLREWYEGEMDRLAEQLRDNLDTQKAGFYRQEMEDFRRLFHKPVIYADWDWEGTVFDALRQAGFSSYEEQAAALAEQRKKKW; encoded by the coding sequence ATGGCCAAAGCGCAAGCAGCCAAACAGCCGAAAAAGGCGTCCGGGAAGATCCCGACGTCCAAAAAAACGGCGGCGTTGCCGACCGATACCCCCATCCTCACCGGGGCCGACATCGTGGCCATCGGTGAGGACGCCGAAATGCTCGTCGGCGGAAAAAACTACAACACCGCCCTGATAAGCCAGGTTGAAGGCATCCGCGCCCCCCAGTTCCGAGCCGTCTCCTCCGTGACCTTCCACAAGGTCCTCGATGAAACGCGGGTCAACGCGTCCCTGGTCCGCGGCACAGTGGATCACGAATACACACGCATTGCGTGGGACGCCGAGGAAATCAACAGCGATCCGGAGTTCTTGAAAAAATTCGTACGTTCCCTGGCCGACGAGATCAAGGCCTCGAGCCGCCGGGCCGAGGGCACGCTCATTCCTCTTCGGACCTTCATCAACAACGTCGTCGAGGGCTTCGCCACCTCTCCCGAGGGCATTGATCAACTGCGCAAGCGTTCGGTCCTGGTCCAGGCGGCCATCCTGTCCGTGGACATGCCCGCCGAGGTGCGCTCCGCCGTGTCCGACGGCTACAACGACATCTGCAAGGAGGCCGGCCTTGAGGACGTCCCTGTGGCCGTGCGCTCCTCGGCCGCCGGCGAGGACAGCCGCAAGAAGGCCTTCGCCGGACTCCAGGACACCTATCTGAACATCGTCGGGGCCCAGAACGTGGTCGAGGCCTACCAGTGGGACTGCGCCTCGGCCTACAACCTGCGGTCCATGACCTACCGCCGCGAGGCCATTCTCGACGCCGTGTCCCTGGCCGAGCGGACCGGCGATCCCTCCGTCGCCGAGCGTGCCAAGCGCGAGTGGGCCATCGAGAACACCTCGTTGTCCGTATGCCTGATGCGCATGATCAATCCCGTCATTTCCGGCACGGCCTTTTCGGCGGACACGGCCACCGGCTGCCGGGGCACGTCCCACCGCGACCTGGTATCCATCGACGCCAGCTACGGCCTTGGCGAGGCCGTGGTCGGGGGCATGGTCACCCCGGACAAAATGTACGTCTTCAAGCGCGACGACGGCACGGAAGTCGTGGTCCGCTACATGGGGTTCAAGGACAAAAAGATCGTCTACGACGAACGCGGCGGCACCAAGCTGGTCAAGGTCGAGGATGTGGAGGCCTACCGTTGGGCCTTGTCCCTGGCCCAGGCCGAGGAGGTGGCCCGGGGGGTTCGGGCCATCAGCCGGGCCTACGGCGGGATCATCATGGACACGGAATTCTGCATCGACCAGTCCGACCGGCTGTGGTTCGTGCAGGCCCGTCCGGAGACCCGCTGGAACGAGGAGTTCGAACGCCACCCGCACACCATTTTCATGCGCCGCATGGAGGTCCAAAAAACCGCCCTGGACAAGGCCGAGGTCATCCTCGAAGGCAACGGGGCCTCGCGCGGCGCGGGACAGGGCACGGTGCGCTTTTTGCGTTCCGCCCTGGAACTGAACAAGGTCTCCAAGGGGGATATCCTGGCCGCGGAACGCACGGACCCGGACATGGTCCCGGGCATGCGCATCGCCTCAGCCATTTTGGCCGACGTGGGCGGGGACACCAGCCACGCGGCCATCACCTCCCGCGAACTGGGCATCCCGGCGGTCATCGGCATCCAGCGCCCCGAGACCCTGCGTTCCCTGGACGGACAGGAAATCACCGTGGACGGCTCGCGTGGCCTGGTCTACCGGGGCATCATCCCCCTGGTCGAGGTCGGCGGCGAGATGGATTTGTCCAAGCTGCCCCCCACCAAGACCAAGGTGGGACTTATTTTGGCCGACGTGGGCCAGGCCCTGTTCCTCTCCCGGCTGCGCGACGTGGTCGATTTCGAGGTGGGTCTTTTGCGGGCGGAGTTCATGCTGGGCAACATCGGCGTCCATCCGTCGGCGCTCGAGGCCTACGACAACGGCACCCTGCTCATGCTGGTGGAGCACAAGGTCAAGGAACTCGACGCCAAGCTGAGCAAGATCGTGCGTGAACAGCTCTCCGGCGGTTTTATTTCCGTGGACATCAACCTGCGCAAATATGTGGGCCTGGTGACCGGACTCACCGTCGAGCTCGACCGCCTGGCCGAGCAGCAGGCCGGTCCCAAGGGCTCCGACGAGGTTCTGGCCATCCATCGCAAGATCCGCGAGCTGGACAAGAAACTCGACGAGCACCTGGAAATCGCGGCCAGACGCCTGGATCTCATCAAGCCCTCCCGCAACCTGGAAACCCATGTGGCGGTCATCCTGGGCTACTGGGACGAGCTTCAGGAAAAATCCGACGACCCCGACGCGGTCAAGCGCCGTTACGAAATCAAGCATATCATCTCCCAGCGGGTCGAGGCCATAAAGGACGACCCCTTGATCCAGGAGACCCTTGACCGCATTCACGCCGTGCGCCGGGAACTCTCCCGTCAGGTGGGCATCAGCGCCGAAATCGAGGAGCTCTCGGCTCTTCCGGACAAGATCAAGCGTCAACTCTTTTCGCGCGGCTTCCGTTCCGGAAAGGAGCTGTACGTCCAGACCCTGTCCCAGGGACTCGGGCTTTTCGCCATGGCCTTCCACGGCAAGGACATCATCTACCGCACCACGGACTTCAAATCCAACGAATACCGAAACCTTTTGGGCGGCATGCTTTTCGAGGGCTTCGAGGACAACCCCATGCTCGGGTATCGGGGCGTGTCCCGCAACATCCACGACTGGGAGATCGAGTCCTTCAAGCTGGCCCGGGGCATCTTCGGGGGCAAGAACCTCCAGATCATGCTGCCCTTCGTGCGCACCATGGAAGAGGCCCGAAGCATGAAACGCTACCTGGAGCGGGTGCACAAGCTCGTCTCCGGCCGCGACGGTTTAAAGATCATGCTCATGTCCGAGATCCCCAGCAACGCCATTCTGGCCAAGCAGTACATCCAGGAGTTCGACGGCTTCTCCATCGGCTCCAACGACATGACCCAGATGGTTCTGGCCACGGATCGGGACAATTCGGCCCTGCGCCACATCTATGACGAGGAGGACCCGGCCGTGGTCTGGGCCCTTCTGGCGACCATTTTCACCGGCCAGAAATACGGCAAGAAGGTGGGTTTTTGCGGCCAGGGCGTATCCAACAGCGTGATCCTGCGGGGGTTGGTGGCCATCGCGGGCATCGTGTCCGCCTCGGTGGTGCCGGATACCTATTATCGGACCAAGCTGGACATGGCCGCCGTGGAGGCCGAGGAAATTCCGGTCTCCAAACTCGGGGACTGGCTCTCCAGGCAGCATCTGAACCACCTGCACAAACTGCTTGGGGCGCGCAAATACGAGCATATCCTGAAAAAATACAAGACCGGCCGTGACCTCAGGGAGTGGTACGAGGGGGAGATGGACCGGTTGGCCGAACAGCTCAGGGACAACCTGGACACCCAGAAGGCGGGGTTCTACCGCCAGGAGATGGAGGATTTCCGCAGGCTCTTCCACAAACCGGTGATCTACGCCGACTGGGATTGGGAGGGCACGGTCTTCGACGCCCTGCGCCAGGCCGGATTCTCCTCCTACGAGGAGCAGGCCGCGGCCCTTGCCGAACAGCGCAAAAAGAAGTGGTGA